One Rhododendron vialii isolate Sample 1 chromosome 2a, ASM3025357v1 genomic region harbors:
- the LOC131312674 gene encoding uncharacterized protein LOC131312674: MHVKRTIFQRHVIENATHLMNALMEDEHNVHYLWMEFEQGPMMPNSTVRAHILNKENQFHSLRKKGCKPNIENLVQAIVNNLLPTWPKAPIFKNLKLNFMDMRALGAMLEEIETDIICLEALDEVEQQFTEQEEKQGKKPQQKVAKRRLEFDELYSSTIFGVACYPII, translated from the exons ATGCATGTAAAGCGAACAATATTTCAAAGACATGTTATAGAAAATGCTACACATTTAATGAATGCTTTGATGGAAGACGAGCATAATGTCCACTATTTGTGGATGGAGTTTGAGCAAGGGCCAATGATGCCAAACTCAACTGTGAGGGCGCACATTCTAAATAAAGAAAACCAATTTCATAGTCTAAGGAAAAAAGGCTGCAAGCCAAACATTGAGAATTTGGTTCAGGCTATAGTTAATAACCTCCTGCCCACATGGCCTAAAGCACCAATCTTCAAAAACTTGAAACTAAATTTCATGGATATGAGAGCATTGGGAGCTATGCTTGAGGAGATTGAGACTGATATCATTTGTTTAGAAGCTTTGGACGAAGTGGAGCAACAATTTACAGAACAAGAGGAGAAGCAGGGAAAAAAACCTCAACAAAAg GTAGCGAAGCGAAGATTGGAATTTGATGAACTATATAGCTCTACAATATTTGGAGTTGCATGCTATCCAATTATTTGA